From the genome of Pseudomonas sp. Teo4, one region includes:
- a CDS encoding ABC transporter permease: MALSPLNRRRFERFKANRRGWWSLWLFIILFGLSLGAELVANDKPIAVRYDSQWYFPAFKRYPETTFGGEFPLEANYKSPYIRELLAKKDSFVLWAPIPFSYQSINYDLKVPAPAPPSADNWLGTDDQGRDVLARVIYGFRISVLFALTLTVLSSIVGVIAGALQGYYGGWVDLAGQRFLEVWSGLPVLYLLIILASFVQPNFWWLLGIMLLFSWMSLVDVVRAEFLRGRNLEYVRAARALGMRNGAIMYRHILPNAMISTMTFMPFILTGAIGTLTALDFLGFGLPPGAPSLGELVAQGKSNLQAPWLGISAFAVLAVMLSLLVFIGESARDAFDPRK, encoded by the coding sequence ATGGCCCTGTCCCCTCTCAACCGTCGGCGCTTCGAGCGCTTCAAGGCCAACCGCCGGGGCTGGTGGTCGTTGTGGCTGTTCATCATCCTGTTCGGCCTGAGCCTGGGCGCCGAACTGGTCGCCAACGACAAACCGATTGCCGTGCGCTACGACAGCCAGTGGTATTTCCCGGCTTTCAAGCGCTACCCAGAAACCACCTTCGGCGGCGAGTTCCCGTTGGAGGCCAACTACAAGAGCCCCTACATACGCGAGCTACTGGCCAAGAAAGACAGCTTCGTGCTGTGGGCACCGATTCCGTTCAGCTACCAGAGCATCAACTACGACCTGAAGGTCCCCGCCCCCGCGCCGCCCTCGGCCGACAACTGGCTGGGCACCGACGACCAAGGGCGTGACGTGCTGGCCCGGGTGATCTACGGCTTCCGCATTTCGGTGCTGTTCGCCCTGACCCTGACCGTGCTTAGCTCCATCGTCGGCGTCATTGCCGGCGCCTTGCAGGGCTATTACGGCGGCTGGGTCGACCTGGCTGGCCAGCGGTTCCTGGAAGTCTGGTCGGGCCTGCCGGTGCTGTACCTGCTGATCATTCTCGCAAGCTTCGTCCAGCCCAACTTCTGGTGGCTGCTGGGCATCATGCTGCTGTTCTCATGGATGAGCCTGGTGGACGTGGTGCGCGCCGAGTTCCTGCGTGGGCGTAACCTTGAGTACGTGCGCGCCGCACGCGCCCTGGGCATGCGCAATGGCGCCATCATGTATCGCCACATCCTGCCCAACGCGATGATTTCGACCATGACCTTCATGCCCTTCATCCTCACCGGCGCCATCGGCACCCTGACCGCCCTGGACTTCCTCGGCTTCGGCCTGCCCCCCGGCGCACCTTCGCTGGGTGAGCTGGTGGCCCAGGGCAAATCCAACCTGCAGGCGCCCTGGCTGGGCATCAGCGCCTTCGCCGTGCTGGCGGTGATGCTGAGCCTGCTGGTGTTCATCGGCGAGTCCGCCCGCGATGCCTTCGACCCGAGGAAATGA
- a CDS encoding microcin C ABC transporter permease YejB, producing the protein MLAYILRRLLLIIPTLFGILIINFIIVQAAPGGPVEQMIAKLEGFEGATSRIAGGGAEVSVAGSNYRGAQGLDPALIAEIERMYGFDKSAPERLWIMVKNYAQLDFGDSFFRDAKVIDLIAEKMPVSISLGLWSTLIMYLVSIPLGIAKAVRHGSHFDVWTSSAIIVGYAIPAFLFAILLIVLFAGGSYFDWFPLRGLTSNNFDELSTTGKVLDYFWHLVLPITALVIGNFATMTLLTKNSFLDEINKQYVITAKAKGLSRPRVLYGHVFRNAMLLVIAGFPSAFIGIFFTGSLLIEVIFSLDGLGLMSFEAAINRDYPVVFGTLFIFTLLGLVVKLIGDLTYTLVDPRIDFASREH; encoded by the coding sequence ATGCTGGCCTATATCCTGCGCCGCCTGCTGCTGATCATTCCGACGCTGTTCGGCATCCTGATCATCAACTTCATCATCGTCCAGGCCGCCCCCGGTGGCCCGGTGGAACAGATGATCGCCAAGCTCGAAGGCTTCGAAGGCGCCACCAGCCGCATCGCCGGTGGCGGCGCGGAAGTCTCGGTGGCCGGCTCCAACTACCGCGGAGCCCAGGGCCTTGACCCAGCATTGATCGCCGAAATCGAGCGCATGTACGGCTTCGACAAATCGGCACCGGAACGGCTGTGGATCATGGTCAAGAACTACGCCCAGCTGGACTTCGGCGACAGCTTCTTCCGCGACGCCAAGGTCATCGACCTGATTGCCGAGAAAATGCCGGTATCGATCTCGCTGGGGCTGTGGAGCACCCTGATCATGTACCTGGTGTCGATCCCTCTGGGGATCGCCAAGGCCGTGCGTCACGGCAGCCACTTCGATGTCTGGACCAGCTCGGCGATCATCGTCGGCTATGCCATTCCCGCGTTCCTGTTCGCCATTTTGCTGATCGTGCTGTTCGCCGGCGGCAGCTACTTCGACTGGTTCCCGCTCAGGGGGCTGACCTCGAACAACTTCGACGAGCTGTCCACCACCGGCAAGGTGCTGGACTACTTCTGGCACCTGGTGCTGCCGATTACCGCGCTGGTGATCGGCAACTTCGCCACCATGACCCTGCTGACCAAGAACAGCTTTCTGGACGAGATCAACAAGCAGTACGTGATCACTGCCAAGGCCAAAGGCCTGAGCCGGCCACGGGTGCTGTACGGCCATGTGTTCCGCAACGCCATGCTGCTGGTGATCGCCGGTTTTCCGTCGGCGTTCATCGGCATCTTCTTCACAGGCTCGCTGCTGATCGAGGTGATTTTCTCGCTCGACGGCCTGGGCCTGATGAGTTTCGAAGCGGCAATCAACCGCGACTACCCGGTGGTCTTCGGCACCCTGTTCATCTTCACCCTGCTGGGGCTGGTGGTGAAGCTGATCGGCGACCTGACCTACACCCTGGTCGATCCACGCATCGACTTCGCCAGCCGGGAGCACTGA
- a CDS encoding extracellular solute-binding protein, whose translation MMPTHHLRRLAGSLLLACLSLPALAAPQHALTLYDEAPKYPADFKHFDYVNPDAPKGGTFRQSSFGGFDSLNPFINKGVAADNISIIYDTLMRQSLDEPFTEYGLVAGKIEKAPDNSWVRFYLRPEARFHDGHPMRADDVVFTFDALTKQGAPLYRQYYADVAEVVAEDPLRVLFKFKHGNNRELPLILGQLPVLPKHWYEGRDFTRGNLEIPLGSGPYKVAEVKAGRSIRYERVKDYWAKDLPINRGFYNFDAMTVDSFRDNTVALEALKAGQFDYWLEMSAKNWATAYNVPAVREGRLIREELPNGNPTGMQGFIFNLRRPLFQDVRVREALSQLLDYEWTNKQLFNGAYTRTGSYFENSEMAARGLPSADELKILEPFRGKVPEQAFTEAFHNPVSDASGVIREQQRKAYKLLQEAGWKIVDDKMVDAQGKPVTIEFLLAQTEFERILLPFKRNLADLGIDLNIRRVDVSQYITRLRSRDFDMIVGGFPQSNSPGNEQREYWTSAAADNPGSRNFIGLRDPAIDQLVEQLINADSRQSLVNHAKALDRVLLWGYYVIPNWHIKTWRVAYWNNIGHPKVSPKYDVGIDTWWIKPEVAPAMPDAAAPADEAN comes from the coding sequence ATGATGCCAACGCATCACCTGCGCCGGCTGGCAGGCAGCCTGTTGCTCGCCTGCCTGAGCCTGCCGGCTCTGGCCGCGCCACAACATGCGCTCACCCTCTACGACGAGGCGCCGAAATACCCGGCCGACTTCAAGCACTTCGACTACGTCAACCCGGACGCGCCCAAGGGCGGCACCTTCCGCCAGTCCAGCTTCGGTGGTTTCGACAGCCTCAACCCCTTCATCAACAAAGGGGTCGCCGCCGACAACATCAGCATCATCTACGACACCTTGATGCGTCAGAGCCTGGACGAGCCGTTTACCGAATACGGCCTGGTGGCCGGCAAGATCGAAAAGGCCCCGGACAACAGCTGGGTACGCTTCTACCTGCGCCCCGAGGCCCGCTTCCATGACGGCCACCCGATGCGTGCGGACGATGTGGTGTTCACCTTCGATGCCCTGACCAAGCAAGGGGCGCCGCTCTACCGCCAGTATTACGCCGACGTGGCCGAGGTGGTGGCCGAAGACCCGCTGCGGGTGCTGTTCAAGTTCAAGCACGGCAACAACCGTGAGCTACCGCTGATTCTCGGCCAATTGCCGGTGCTGCCCAAGCACTGGTACGAAGGCCGTGACTTCACCCGTGGCAACCTGGAGATCCCACTGGGCAGCGGCCCGTACAAGGTGGCCGAGGTCAAGGCCGGCCGCTCGATCCGCTACGAGCGGGTCAAGGACTACTGGGCCAAGGATCTGCCGATCAACCGTGGTTTCTACAATTTCGATGCGATGACCGTCGACTCGTTCCGTGACAACACCGTGGCCCTGGAAGCACTCAAGGCCGGGCAGTTCGACTACTGGCTCGAAATGAGCGCGAAGAACTGGGCCACCGCCTACAACGTACCAGCGGTGCGCGAAGGGCGCCTGATTCGCGAAGAGTTGCCAAACGGCAACCCCACCGGCATGCAGGGCTTTATCTTCAATCTGCGCCGCCCGCTGTTCCAGGACGTACGCGTGCGCGAAGCGCTGAGCCAGTTGCTGGACTACGAGTGGACCAACAAGCAGCTGTTCAACGGCGCCTACACCCGCACGGGCAGTTACTTCGAAAACTCCGAAATGGCCGCACGCGGCCTGCCCAGCGCCGATGAGCTGAAGATTCTCGAACCGTTTCGCGGCAAAGTCCCCGAGCAAGCCTTCACCGAGGCCTTCCACAACCCGGTCAGCGACGCCAGCGGCGTGATCCGCGAGCAGCAACGCAAGGCATACAAGCTGCTGCAAGAGGCCGGCTGGAAAATCGTCGACGACAAGATGGTCGATGCCCAGGGCAAGCCGGTGACCATCGAGTTTCTCCTGGCGCAAACCGAGTTCGAGCGTATCCTGCTGCCGTTCAAGCGTAACCTGGCCGACCTGGGTATCGACCTGAACATCCGCCGGGTCGACGTTTCCCAGTACATCACCCGCCTGCGCTCGCGGGACTTCGACATGATCGTCGGCGGTTTCCCGCAGTCCAACTCGCCCGGCAACGAGCAGCGCGAGTACTGGACCAGCGCCGCCGCGGACAACCCCGGCAGCCGCAACTTCATCGGCCTGCGCGACCCGGCCATCGACCAACTGGTCGAACAGCTGATCAATGCCGACTCGCGCCAGAGCCTGGTCAACCATGCCAAGGCACTGGACCGTGTCTTGCTGTGGGGTTACTACGTGATCCCCAACTGGCACATCAAGACCTGGCGCGTGGCGTACTGGAACAACATCGGCCACCCGAAAGTGTCGCCCAAGTACGACGTGGGCATCGACACCTGGTGGATCAAGCCCGAGGTCGCCCCGGCCATGCCGGATGCAGCGGCCCCTGCGGATGAGGCCAACTGA
- a CDS encoding extracellular solute-binding protein: MIRPLLLSLSLALSFPAVAMVSESHGYAQFGTLRYPATFTHFDWVNPQAPKGGTLRAMAFGTFDTLNPYTFKGSSPVTTPNFLQYGISELNEPLMIGTGQYDPSGDEPTSSYGLIARSVEYSEDRSWVVFNLRPEARFHDGHPITSADVAFTYRTLLKDGHPIYRTNLQEVQRVDILGPLRIRFVFKRAGNPLLILRLGEMPVLPKHYWQGRDFKATTFEPPLGSGPYRITQVQPGRSLVFERVKNYWGKDLAVNRGKYNFDRVEYEFYRDATVAFEAFKAGEFDIYIEHQAKNWANGYNFPAIRRGDVIKAQIPHRIPTQTQGLFMNSRRANFSDAQVRQALGLMLDFEWTNRALFSSAYRRSTSYYPNSDFAATGLPTGKEWLLLTPFRDQLPEKLFTEPYKVSHTDGRGINRQTLRQALALFAQAGWKLDGQRLVNNKGQQFRMELLLVNPNLERILQPYVENLASIGIDAHLRTVDRAQYKQRLDQFDFDMILMTLNQTLSPGLEQWLYFHSSQASTKGSKNYAGVKDPVVDHLLDTLLAARTRDDQVAAARALDRVLSWQYYMIPNWYLDNHRLAYRNRFAFVTTPPYTLGLNSWWLKTSEKAQ, encoded by the coding sequence TTGATACGTCCCCTCCTGCTGTCACTCAGCCTGGCCTTGAGCTTTCCCGCAGTCGCGATGGTGAGCGAAAGCCACGGATACGCGCAGTTCGGCACGCTCAGGTACCCGGCCACATTCACCCATTTCGACTGGGTAAACCCGCAAGCGCCCAAAGGCGGTACCTTGCGGGCCATGGCATTTGGCACGTTCGACACGCTCAACCCTTACACCTTCAAAGGCTCGAGCCCGGTCACCACGCCGAATTTCCTGCAGTACGGCATCAGCGAGCTGAACGAGCCGCTGATGATCGGCACCGGCCAATACGACCCGTCCGGCGACGAACCTACCTCCAGCTATGGCCTGATCGCCCGCTCGGTCGAGTACAGCGAGGACCGCAGTTGGGTGGTGTTCAACCTGCGCCCGGAAGCACGCTTCCACGATGGCCACCCCATCACCTCGGCAGACGTTGCATTCACCTATCGGACCCTGCTCAAGGACGGCCACCCGATCTACCGCACCAACCTGCAGGAAGTGCAGCGGGTGGACATTCTCGGGCCGCTGCGTATCCGCTTCGTGTTCAAGCGCGCCGGCAACCCGCTGCTGATCCTGCGACTAGGTGAAATGCCGGTGCTGCCCAAGCACTACTGGCAAGGCCGCGACTTCAAGGCCACCACATTCGAACCGCCTTTGGGCAGTGGCCCATACCGCATCACCCAGGTACAACCGGGCCGCAGCCTGGTATTCGAGCGGGTGAAGAACTACTGGGGCAAGGACCTGGCGGTCAACCGCGGCAAATACAATTTCGACCGCGTCGAGTACGAATTCTACCGGGACGCCACGGTGGCCTTCGAAGCCTTCAAGGCCGGCGAATTCGACATCTATATCGAGCACCAGGCCAAGAATTGGGCCAACGGCTATAACTTCCCGGCGATTCGCCGCGGTGATGTCATCAAGGCGCAGATTCCCCACCGCATCCCGACCCAGACCCAGGGCCTGTTCATGAACAGCCGCCGGGCCAATTTCAGCGACGCACAGGTTCGCCAGGCCTTGGGCCTGATGCTCGATTTCGAGTGGACCAATCGCGCCCTGTTCAGCAGTGCCTACCGGCGTTCGACCAGTTACTACCCCAACAGCGATTTCGCCGCGACCGGCTTGCCCACCGGCAAGGAGTGGCTGCTGCTCACACCGTTCCGTGATCAGTTGCCAGAGAAGCTGTTCACCGAGCCTTACAAGGTCAGCCACACCGATGGCCGCGGCATCAACCGCCAGACCCTGCGCCAGGCGCTCGCCCTGTTTGCCCAGGCCGGCTGGAAGCTCGACGGCCAGCGTCTGGTGAACAACAAGGGCCAGCAATTCCGTATGGAGCTGCTGCTGGTGAACCCCAACCTTGAACGCATCCTGCAACCTTATGTCGAAAACCTGGCGAGCATCGGTATTGACGCACATCTGCGCACAGTAGACCGAGCCCAGTACAAGCAGCGCCTGGACCAGTTCGATTTCGACATGATCCTGATGACCCTGAACCAGACCTTGAGCCCAGGCCTCGAACAGTGGCTGTACTTCCATTCAAGCCAGGCCTCGACCAAGGGCAGCAAGAACTATGCTGGGGTCAAGGACCCGGTGGTCGACCACCTGCTCGACACCTTGCTCGCCGCCCGTACCCGCGACGACCAGGTCGCCGCCGCCCGCGCCCTGGACCGTGTGCTTTCGTGGCAGTACTACATGATCCCCAATTGGTATCTCGACAATCACCGCCTGGCCTACCGCAACCGGTTCGCCTTCGTCACCACGCCGCCCTACACACTGGGCTTGAACAGCTGGTGGCTCAAGACTTCGGAGAAAGCCCAATGA